GCGAGTGGCTGCCGCCATTGGAGCAGGCCGAGCTTGCAGGCGAAAACGCTGCGCGCAGCTTTTATCTGCGTTTTCGACTGATTGCGCATGAGCTGAAACGCTGCGGGATCGACAGCAACTGCGCGCCGATGCTCGACATTGCCTTTCCCGAGACACATCCTTTCTTGAAAAATCGCTGCTATGGTACTGATATTGCAGCGATTGCCGAGATTGGTGCAGCTTCCTCCCGTGGTATGCTTGATGGCGGTGTTTTGCCTGTGGCCAAGCATATCCCCGGCCATGGGCGCGCTGTGGCTGACAGTCATTTTGAGCTGCCGAGCGTCGATATTGGTCGTGAGGAACTTATTGCTACGGACGGTGCGCCTTTTGCTGCGGTAAAAGACTGTCCCATGGGGATGACGGCGCATATTCTGTATCCGCAGATTGACGAACGTCCTGCGACGCTGAGCGCGTCTGTGATGGAGCTGATCCGCCGTGATCTTGGCTTTGACGGGCTGATCATGACCGATGATATCTCCATGAAGGCGCTCAACGGTGATCTGGGCGATTTGAGCCGCGCGGCACTTCTGGCGGGCTGTGATGTTATCTTGCATTGTAATGGCACTTTGGAAGAGCGTCGCACTGTGGCAGAGGCTGCTGGCGAGATGAGTGATGCGGCGCAAGAACGGGCCGAGCGGGCACTTGCTCTGCGTCAAAAGCCGGACGATATTGACATTTCGGCCATAGAAGCCGAGCTTGAAGCGCTTTTGAATGGGCGCGTGTATGACAGCTGATGACTTTGAAGAAGATCAGACAAAACTAAGTGTCGCCGACCGTATGACTGCGGAGGCGCTGATTGTGGATGTGAGTGGCTTTGAAGGGCCGCTTGATGTTCTGTTGACGCTGGGGCGCACCCAGAAAGTCGATCTGACCAAAATCAGCATTCTTGAACTGGCGCGGCAATATCTTGCCTTTGTCGAAAAGGCCAAGTCTTTGCGCATTGAGCTTGCGGCGGATTATCTTGTGATGGCGGCATGGCTTGCCTTTTTGAAGTCGCGTTTGTTGCTGCCGCCTGATCCGTCTGAGGACGGGCCCAGCGGCGAGGAACTTGCTGCGCATCTGGCCTTTCAACTTGAGCGCTTGCAGGCGATGCGCGACGTGGCGGCGCGGCTTATGGGGCGAGACCGTTTGGGCCGCGATTTTTTTGCGCGTGGTCTCCCCGAAGATGTGACGCGGGTGAAGAAGGTGACATACACCGCCACGCTGCTTGATCTGATGCAGGGCTATTCGCGGCTGCGCACGCGCGATGAGTTTCGCCCGTTTGTTATGGATCGCGACTCTGTGTTTACGCTTGAGAATGCGCTGGAGCGGATGCGCGGGCTGATCGGCTATGCGGGAAATTGGACTGATATTTCGAGTTATATTCCCGAAGGCTGGGACAAGGACCGCGCGCGGATCCGCTCGGCCACGGCCTCGACTTTTGCCGCTTCTCTGGAGCTTGCCAAGGAAGGGCGCGTGGAGCTGCGCCAGTCAGACACATTTGCGCCAATAGAGCTGCGCCGCAGAAATGAAAGCCGTGATTGAACATGAATGACGACATGGAACATATTGAAGAAAAAGAGGAAAGCCTCTTTGAGGCGCCCCCCATCGCTGAGCAGGAACGGATGGTTGAGGCGATCTTGTTTGCCTCTAGCGAGACGGTGACTGTGGCGGAGCTTAATGCGCGAATGCCTCACGGGAGTGACGCCGCTGAGGCGCTTGTTTATTTGCGCAAGCGCTATGAGGGACGGGGTGTGCGGGTTGTTAAAGTGGGCGATGCTTGGGCGATGCGCACCGCGCCTGATCTGTCGTTTCTCATGCAAAAAGAAACGGTTGAAACACGCAAGCTTAGCCGAGCGGCCATCGAGACATTGGCGATTGTGGCCTATCACCAGCCTGTCACGCGTGCCGAGATCGAGGAAATTCGCGGTGTGAGCGTGAGCCGTGGCACTGTGGACCAGCTTTTGGAAATGGAATGGATTCGCTTCGGGCGGCGGAAGATGACGCCGGGACGACCTGTGACTTTTGTTGTGACGCAGGACTTTTTGGACCACTTCGGGCTGGAATCGGCCCGCGATCTGCCTGGATTGAAAGAGCTTCGCGCCTCAGGGCTTTTGGAGAGCCGTTTGCCACCGAGCCATATGCCTACTTTGGGCGAAGGCGACGAGGACTTGATCGAAGAAGTGCAAGAGGGACAGAGCGAGCTCTTTGAGGACTGAGGGAATGCCTTATTTTACGCACAATGGCTGCTTATATTGCGGATTGAGCAGGTAAAGGAGGCCAATATGAATGCGAATAGGCTTATTAATATGGTGCTGCGCATGGTGATGCGCAAAGTTGTGAGCGCGGGGCTGAAACGCGCAGGCGGGGGTAAGGGCGCAAGTGCTGCGACCAAGGGCTTGAACAAAGCCTCCCGTATGGCGCGGCGCGCAGGTCGATTTTAAGATTTGAAGTGCTTGGAGAGCTTGAGGCCTTGGCCTTGATAGTTTGAGGCGATCCGTTCGCCATAGAGCTCTTTGGGCGTTTGTGACATTTTTTCATAGACCAAGCGGCCAACGATCTGGCCATGCTCTAGCACAAAGGGGCTTTCGTGGCAGCGCACTTCGAGCACACCGCGCGAGCCTGCGCCGCCTGCTGCGGCATAGCCAAAGCCCGGATCAAAAAAGCCTGCGTAATGCACGCGGAACTCACCGACCATCGCGAGATAGGGTGCCATTTCGGCAGCGCAATCTGGCGGGATGCAGACGGCTTCATTGCTTACGAGGATATAAAATGCGCCTGGATCAAGGATGATCTGGCCGGTGTCGCTGCGGACCTCTTCCCAGAAGTCGGCGGGGGCGTAGTGCCCGAGCCTATCCAGATCAATCACACCAGTGTGAGGCTTAGCGCGATAGCCAACGAGGGTGCTGCCTTCGGGGCGCAGATCAACGGAAAAGCCGAGCCCCTCACTGATCACGGGGGTGCTGCCATCAACCAGCGGGATTTCTGCATGAAGGGCGCGCAGATCAGCGTCGCTCAGTGTCGCTTGGCCATCGCGGAAGCGAATCTGGTTGAGGCGCATACCGGGGCGCACGAGGACAGAGAAGGAGCGCGGACAAATCTCGGCATAGAGCGGGCCTGAATAGCCCGCTGGAATGCGGTCAAATTCTTCGCCGCCGTCTGTGATTGTACGGGTGAGCAAGTCAAGGCGGCCCGTGGAGCTTTTTGCATTGGCGACTGCTTGGATGCCTTCAGGGAGAGCGAGGCTTTCTTGTAGCTCGACGACATAGACGCAGCCTTTCTCAAGCACGGCGCCTTGGCTGAGGTCTATCTGGTGCATTTCGAACTCGGACAAGCGCTCGGCAACTGTACGGCCTGCACCCGCGAGGAATGAGGCGCGCACACGATAGGCGCGCGCTCCGAGACGCAGATCGAGGCTAGCCGGCTGAATTTGGCCTTCGGCATAGTCGTCTTGAGCGGAGATTTCGCCACGGGCGATCATCTCGTAAAGCTGCTGGCTGGCCAGAACGCCTGTCATACTGTGTCCTTTCACGGGCAAGGTTGCGCAGCTTTTATCAAGTTTTTGGCTGAGAGGCAGGGAAAAATGCATCCCTGCCGTCTGATTGCTCAAGTTTTGTCGCCCGTTAGGTCCGTGGCACTATAGAATATCAGTCACAATGGTCTTGAGGCTTGCGGAGAGTGGCGCGCTTTCGTCTTCTTCGCTGTCGTTATAGGGACTTTCTTGGGCATAAAATGTGCTCATCGGGACTGTCGGGAAGCCGAGGTCACCACTTTGTTCGGCAGCATAGAAGGCTTCGGCCTCGGCAATCTGCTCTGGCGTGCAATAAAGGGCTTCGGCAGCCATCATATCGGCAACTGTAACGCCTTGCTCAAGCTCTTGACCCCGCCACATCTCAGTCTCAGTCTCAGTCTCAGTCTCAGTCTCAGTCTCAGTCTCAGGTTCGGCTGGAGGCTCAAGATTTGTATCTGATGCCGGCGGCAGCTCTAATGCAGGCGCTCGCTCAGCTTCCAGAGAGCCCTCAAGCTCAGGTGTATCTTCGGGGGCAAGCTCCGGTTCTGGGGGGGAGACGACTTCGGCCTCGGGAGCTGGCAGGGGAGCAGGATCTGGCGTGACCTCTGGTGGCGGGGCGGCCTCTGGCGCAATGATCGGCTCTTCTGGCGTTTCGTCCACGGTTTCCTCTTCGGGCGTTTCTTCAACAGGTGTCTCTGGTTCGAGTTCTGGTGTGGGAACGACCATATCCATATAGTTTGTGGTTTGAACTTCGATGTAATCGAGCAGCTCTGTATAGTTTTCGGCGACGAGTGGGTGGATATTGGCGGGCACGTCGAAACTTGCAGGAGCGGGTTCGCCATTTGTGGCCTGATAAGTGATCAGGCTGGCAAGAAAATATGTTGTCTCTGTGCCGTGCGGGGCGCTGTCTGTGAAAAGTTCGGTTGTACTGATGGCAGCCAGCGGGCCGCCCTCTTCGAGAAGGGAGGCGAGCACAGGAGCGACGGGAATGAGCGTGATATTGGCGTCAGGCGTGCTGGCGTTGAGCGTGTCAACATAGTCAACAAACCAAGTATGATAGTCTTCTTGGTTGTAATCGTAATAGCGCTCGATACTGCTTTCGCTTGGTGGGAAGGTCTCGCTGAAGGCCGCGAGATCGCTCCAGCCTTGGTAGACAAAAATCTGCGCATTGGGTTGATCGGTGAGCACTGTGGCAAGGATCGACTCGGTGGCATCGACTGGGCTTATGTTGCCGTCGGGATAGTTGGCTGTGGGCGCGAGGTCTTGGATAAAATTGCCTGGTGTTATGATCACTTGGCTAAACGCCTGATCCGCAAAGCGCTCCGTGTCATCGTCCCACTGACCTGTAATGCCCTGGAAGCCCCATTCGTTAGCGGGCTCAAGGCGGTCGGCGAACTGGCGCAGAAAGCCGAAGCCGCCGTTCACGTCATAAGTTCCTCCGGCTTCCAGAGTGAGTTGGTTGAGCCAATAGGGCAGGTTGGTTTGGGCGCCCCCTTCGGAAAAGTTGACAAGCGAGTTCCCGAAAAAATACTGGTTGGTTTCTATCGGCACAGGCGCACACTCCATGCTCGGAGTGCAAAGCCCGAGCGTTACTTTTTAAATGCAGTCAGGAAAGCCCGAGGCTGCATGCAAACATCCCTAAATTTAGACATAGTGTAAGCAACGGGTTTGGCAAGAAATTAGCATGCTGATTGAGGGGCATATCTGGAAACAGTTTGGTGACTGTTTTGCTGGTAGCTGGCTCAAAAATCTGGGGAAAAGGTGAAATGGTCGGGCTAGCAGGACTCGAACCTGCGACCTTCCGTCCCCCAGACGGACGCGCTACCAGGCTGCGCTATAGCCCGACTAAGGCTGCTTATTAGCGGTTTTGAGCCAGAGGGCAAGGGCAAATCTCTGTGTAATTTGGGCCAAGTGTGTCAAAGCCTTACAGGCTTAGGAGGCGAGCGCTTTGAGTGCGTTGCGGGCTTGCTCCAGAGCGCGGCGCGTTTCGCTATCAGGGCTGGCTTTGAAGGCGGCGACGCGGCTGAGAAGGCCTGCGCTGACATCAAGTTCGGTGTCGCTTGGATCATCAGGTAGCGTGATCGACAGAGACAAGGGGGGAGAGGCTTGGCCGTCTTCTGTGGGTTCTTTAGCAGCTTGCAGAAAGGAAGGGAGAGCCGAAGGCTGTGTCTTGAGGCCAGATGTGCTATCGACCTCTGACTCTTCGGAATTTGCTTTTTCGTCTGCCTTGGCGGCATCCTCAGGCGCCGCGGCCTCAGGCGTCGGGTTTTGCGGTGTCGCCTCGGCGGAGGTGTCTTCTGGTGCTTGTGTCTCTGTGGCCTCGGACTCGTCGGTGCTTTTGCGGTGTGTGAAGGGCACGATGTCTGCTTCGGGCTTGGGCGCGCTCGGCGCGTCCACGACCATGTCGATCGCATTGGTATCACTCACGACCTCTGCAAGCTCACCGTCGAGCGGCTGTGAGAGGCTTGAGATATGTTTAACACCATGATCACGCAGCATTTTTTGTGCGCCTTTGATGGTCATTCCATCATCATGCAATAGCTTTTTAATGCCGCCGAGCAGCACCATATCATTGGGGCGATAATATCTGCGCCCACCTGCGCGTTTCACAGGTTTTACTTGTGTGAATTTGCTTTCCCAGAACCTCAAAACATGAGTCGGCAAGTCAAGCCATTCGGCCACTTCGCTTATGGTGCGGAATGCTTCGGCTGATTTTGCCATGCTGTGAGACGCTCCTAGCGCTTATTGCCTGCGGCGACCCGGTCTTTCATGAGGTGCGAGGGGCGGAAGGTCAGAACGCGGCGGGGGTTGATGGGAACTTCCTCGCCAGTCTTTGGGTTGCGACCGACGCGGGCCGTTTTTTGGCGGACAGAGAAGGTTCCGAAGGACGAGATTTTGACTTGCTCTCCTGTGACCAGCGCGTCGGAGACATGCTGGAGCACACTTTCGACAAGCTGCGCGCTGTCATTGCGAGACAGGCCGACTTCGCGAAAGACTGCTTCGCTCAGATCCATACGTGTAAGTGTTTTTTCGCTCATAACTATTCCCCCGTTTGGCCAAGCATAGGCCTGAGAGAGATTCCGAGTCAATATCAATGGCTTGGCGTGCAGCTTTTCAGCAATAAATGAGACGCATTCCTAGCGTTTTACCAACGGATTGCGACCGCACCCCACGCCAGACCGCCGCCGATGGCTTCGGTGAGGACGAGATCGCCTGTTTTGATCTTGCCTTTCGCGGCTCCGACAGAGAGCGCAAGTGGGATCGAGGCGGCAGAGGTGTTGCCGTGGTCTTGCACTGTGAGCACGACGCGCTCCATTGGGACACCGAGCTTTTTGGCCGTGCCTTGGATGATGCGGATATTGGCCTGATGGGGCACGATCCAGTCGACATCACTGTGCGTGAGCCCCGCTTTGTGAAGGGCAGCATCGGCTGTTGAGGCCAGCTTTTCAACGGCTTGGCGGAAGAGGGCGTTGCCCTGCATACGCAATTTACCAGACGTGCCTGTCGAGGAGACGCCGCCATCTACAAAGAGCATGTCTTTGTAGCGACCATCAGAGTTGAGGTCCGCAGAAAGGATGCCGCGATCAGCGGTTGTGCCTGTGCACTCTTGAGCTTCAAGGATGAGTGCACCCGCGCCATCGCCGAAGAGAACGCAGGTTCCGCGATCTGTCCAGTCCATGATGCGGCTGAAGGTTTCGGCGCCGATGACAAGCACGCGTTCGGCTTGGCCTGAAAGGATCAACCCGTTTGCTGTTGTGAGGGCAAAGACGAATCCTGCGCACACGGCTTGAACATCAAAGCCAAAGCCACGCTCCATGCCGATCTTTTGCTGCACCATGGTCGCAACTGAAGGAAAGGTCAGATCAGGAGTGGACGTGGCAACGACGATTGCGTCGATGTCGCCAGCCGCCAGACCTGCTTGTGCGAGGGCGGCTTTCGCGGCTTCGGCCGCAAGATCAGAGGTATGCTGCCCTTCGGCGGCGAAATGACGGCGCTCGATTCCTGAGCGCGTGCGAATCCACTCGTCTGTGGTGTCGATCGAAGATTCGAATTCGGCGTTTTCCACGATCCGCTCTGGCAAATAGTGGCCATAGCCAACGACGACGGCACGTTTTGTCATGAGTTGGCCTCTTCTTCAGAATTTTTTATGTGCTCTGTCCCTGCTTCGGAGGCCAGCATTGTGGCGGCCGAAATACGGGCGGCAAGTTTTTCATTGAAGCCTGATTGCGCCAGCTGGAAAGCGAGCTTCACTGCAGCTGAAACGCCTGTCGCATCAGCAGAGCCATGAGATTTCACAACTGTTCCGTTAAGGCCAAGGAAGATACCACCGTTGACTTTTCGTGGATCAATGCGACTGCTGAGGCGCTTGAGCGAGGTAAAGGCGAGCAGGGCGGCGAGGCGAGACAGCGGCGTATAGTTGAAGGCTTCGCGCAGCAGATCGCGGATCAGGCTGGCGGTGCCTTCGCCCGTTTTTAGCGCGATATTGCCAGTGAAACCGTCTGTTACGATGACATCGCATTTTTTTCCTGGCAGATCGCTGCCCTCGACGAAGCCGACATATTCGAAATTGGCTGCGTCAGCATTTTCGGCGATCAGCTCATTTGCGGCCTGAATTTCGGCGCGGCCTTTGAACTCTTCTGTTCCAACATTGAGCAACCCGACGCGCGGGCGCGCGAGGTGAAGCCCGTTGCGCGCATAGGAGGCGCCCATCAAGGCGTATTGTAGCAAATCACGCTCATCGGCGCGGATGTCGGCGCCGGCATCAAGCATAACATTAAAGCCCTGCGGATTGCGCGAGGGCCAGAGCACAGCAATTGCCGGGCGATAGACACCCGGTATTTTGCGCAGGCGAATGACCGAGAGCGCCATGAGCGCACCCGTATTGCCGCAAGAGACACAGACCGTCGCCTCTTTGTTGCGCACGCTTTCAAGCGCGGACCACATAGAGGTACTTTTGCCTGAACGCATGACTTGAGACGGCTTGTCCTCCATCGAAACA
This genomic window from Lentibacter algarum contains:
- the nagZ gene encoding beta-N-acetylhexosaminidase, producing the protein MSRFGASILDADGHQLTREERAFFRDVNPFGFILFARNIGTEAQVARLCDQMRDAVGREAPITIDQEGGRVQRLRAPLWREWLPPLEQAELAGENAARSFYLRFRLIAHELKRCGIDSNCAPMLDIAFPETHPFLKNRCYGTDIAAIAEIGAASSRGMLDGGVLPVAKHIPGHGRAVADSHFELPSVDIGREELIATDGAPFAAVKDCPMGMTAHILYPQIDERPATLSASVMELIRRDLGFDGLIMTDDISMKALNGDLGDLSRAALLAGCDVILHCNGTLEERRTVAEAAGEMSDAAQERAERALALRQKPDDIDISAIEAELEALLNGRVYDS
- a CDS encoding ScpA family protein, with protein sequence MTADDFEEDQTKLSVADRMTAEALIVDVSGFEGPLDVLLTLGRTQKVDLTKISILELARQYLAFVEKAKSLRIELAADYLVMAAWLAFLKSRLLLPPDPSEDGPSGEELAAHLAFQLERLQAMRDVAARLMGRDRLGRDFFARGLPEDVTRVKKVTYTATLLDLMQGYSRLRTRDEFRPFVMDRDSVFTLENALERMRGLIGYAGNWTDISSYIPEGWDKDRARIRSATASTFAASLELAKEGRVELRQSDTFAPIELRRRNESRD
- the scpB gene encoding SMC-Scp complex subunit ScpB, which codes for MEHIEEKEESLFEAPPIAEQERMVEAILFASSETVTVAELNARMPHGSDAAEALVYLRKRYEGRGVRVVKVGDAWAMRTAPDLSFLMQKETVETRKLSRAAIETLAIVAYHQPVTRAEIEEIRGVSVSRGTVDQLLEMEWIRFGRRKMTPGRPVTFVVTQDFLDHFGLESARDLPGLKELRASGLLESRLPPSHMPTLGEGDEDLIEEVQEGQSELFED
- a CDS encoding 2'-deoxycytidine 5'-triphosphate deaminase codes for the protein MTGVLASQQLYEMIARGEISAQDDYAEGQIQPASLDLRLGARAYRVRASFLAGAGRTVAERLSEFEMHQIDLSQGAVLEKGCVYVVELQESLALPEGIQAVANAKSSTGRLDLLTRTITDGGEEFDRIPAGYSGPLYAEICPRSFSVLVRPGMRLNQIRFRDGQATLSDADLRALHAEIPLVDGSTPVISEGLGFSVDLRPEGSTLVGYRAKPHTGVIDLDRLGHYAPADFWEEVRSDTGQIILDPGAFYILVSNEAVCIPPDCAAEMAPYLAMVGEFRVHYAGFFDPGFGYAAAGGAGSRGVLEVRCHESPFVLEHGQIVGRLVYEKMSQTPKELYGERIASNYQGQGLKLSKHFKS
- a CDS encoding MerR family transcriptional regulator yields the protein MAKSAEAFRTISEVAEWLDLPTHVLRFWESKFTQVKPVKRAGGRRYYRPNDMVLLGGIKKLLHDDGMTIKGAQKMLRDHGVKHISSLSQPLDGELAEVVSDTNAIDMVVDAPSAPKPEADIVPFTHRKSTDESEATETQAPEDTSAEATPQNPTPEAAAPEDAAKADEKANSEESEVDSTSGLKTQPSALPSFLQAAKEPTEDGQASPPLSLSITLPDDPSDTELDVSAGLLSRVAAFKASPDSETRRALEQARNALKALAS
- the ihfA gene encoding integration host factor subunit alpha, producing MSEKTLTRMDLSEAVFREVGLSRNDSAQLVESVLQHVSDALVTGEQVKISSFGTFSVRQKTARVGRNPKTGEEVPINPRRVLTFRPSHLMKDRVAAGNKR
- a CDS encoding beta-ketoacyl-ACP synthase III encodes the protein MTKRAVVVGYGHYLPERIVENAEFESSIDTTDEWIRTRSGIERRHFAAEGQHTSDLAAEAAKAALAQAGLAAGDIDAIVVATSTPDLTFPSVATMVQQKIGMERGFGFDVQAVCAGFVFALTTANGLILSGQAERVLVIGAETFSRIMDWTDRGTCVLFGDGAGALILEAQECTGTTADRGILSADLNSDGRYKDMLFVDGGVSSTGTSGKLRMQGNALFRQAVEKLASTADAALHKAGLTHSDVDWIVPHQANIRIIQGTAKKLGVPMERVVLTVQDHGNTSAASIPLALSVGAAKGKIKTGDLVLTEAIGGGLAWGAVAIRW
- the plsX gene encoding phosphate acyltransferase PlsX — its product is MSQTITPKPAPSNPQAERIVISVDAMGSDKGPAAIVAGCSHSAKKNKDIFFLLHGRKSELEPLVARKKNLRGRCTIVDAEGIVSMEDKPSQVMRSGKSTSMWSALESVRNKEATVCVSCGNTGALMALSVIRLRKIPGVYRPAIAVLWPSRNPQGFNVMLDAGADIRADERDLLQYALMGASYARNGLHLARPRVGLLNVGTEEFKGRAEIQAANELIAENADAANFEYVGFVEGSDLPGKKCDVIVTDGFTGNIALKTGEGTASLIRDLLREAFNYTPLSRLAALLAFTSLKRLSSRIDPRKVNGGIFLGLNGTVVKSHGSADATGVSAAVKLAFQLAQSGFNEKLAARISAATMLASEAGTEHIKNSEEEANS